The genomic window AGAGAAGCCTGTGCAGACTCTCGTGATCTCGACgtgtttttaaaatcgcgTAAAACTTGCACCTTGCATTACGGGTGACTCTTCTCTTCGTCATATCGCGATGTCACGTTATCCCGTACGCTACGTTCGTACTGTTTTGTGTTACAAATTCAGCGGCCTGCATACGGATTCGACCTTACCCCCGAAAGTTTGAACGACCGTTGATCGTTATATCGGTGTATAACCCGTTGAGTAATGTTGTAAAAAACTTTCCATGCAAAActtgtttttgattttgatgCCTTGATACGATATTCGGTGTGTTTGCGATCGTAGACTGTATCGAACATTTGCGAGAGATAAATagtgacgaaatttttttgtgcTCTGCCTGTTGCAGTGTGGCTCACTTTACATCGGCGAGGAACGCCAGAAGCGGGTAACCATGATGGAGTCCCTTTGCCAAGTTAACAACAACATCTACAACGGCAACGAGGGCAAGAgtaacagcaacagcaacaacaggAACTTGACCACGAACAACGCGCCGGAGTGTCAAGACCCTCAGCAGCGACTCGCCGTCCTGAGTTTCGAGCAGGTTCGACGATTGAACGACGTGATGAACGAGGTTGTCGGCATACACGGGAGAGGAAATTTCCCGACTCTCGAGGTTCAGCTACGGGATCTGGTTACCGTTGTGCGCAGCAAACTCGAGGCCGATCCGAGCAACGGGGGCGCCGGAATGAGGGTTAGGGACATAAGGCTTAACGGCGGCGCGGCCTCCCACGTCCTGGCCACCGAGTCCCAGCCCTACAACGACCTGGACCTGATATTCGCCGTCGAGCTATCGAGCGGGAGGAATTACGACAAGGTCAAGGCCGCGGTGCTGAGCTCGCTGCTCGACCTTCTGCCGGAGGGTGTGAGCCGAAAACGCATAACTACGTGCAGCCTGAAGGAGGCCTACGTGAGCAAGATGGTGAAGGTGAACAACGACGGTGACAGGTGGTCGCTGATATCGCTGGGGAATTCCCGGGGTCACAGAAACGTCGAGTTGAAATTCGTCGACACCATGAGGCGGCAGTTCGAGTTCTCCGTAGACTCGTTTCAGATCGTGTTGGACTCGCTGCTGTTGTTCTACGAGTGCAGCGAACTGCCGATCGGGGAAAACTTTTATCCGACCGTCGTAGGCGAGTCGGTTTACGGTGATTTTCAGGAGGCCCTTTACCACCTTCACAAGAAACTCATATCGACGAGGCATCCGGAGGAGATAAGGGGCGGTGGTCTTCTAAAGTACTGCAACCTGCTTGTCAGACTGTACCGGGCCTCGCAGCCGGACTACATAAAGACCCTCGAGCGATACATGTGCTCGAGATTCTTCATAGACTTTCCGGACATTGCCCAGCAGAGGATGAAGCTCGAGAATTACCTTTGGAATCACTTCGTCGGACCTCAGGAAGAGGGTCTCAAGTACGAGTACCTTATGCTGCTTTACAACGTCGTCGAGGAGTCGACCGTATGTCTTATGGGACACGAACGGCGGCAGACGTTGGCGCTTATTAAAAATCTCGCGTGTCAGGTATTCTGCGAGGAGCAGCAACGGCTTATCAATCAGCATCAACCACCACCCCCACCCGGGCCGCCGGCCACCTTCGTTTACGCCGCGAACGGATATTACTACACCCCCGTTATACCGGCCTGCTACACCTGCTCCTGCAACTCCTGGATGGCGTGCTCCTCGTGATGCGACATCGCCGACGGAGGGCCTCGAAACGACGATCGGATCGCGTCGACGACTgcttattatcattattattataccgccGACGCCGCTGCCTCGTCCACGCTGAAATTTCCAgttgcagcagcagcagcagcaacgacgacgacgacgacgacgacgacgacagcAGCAAAAGCAACAGCAACGGCAACGGCAAGAACGTGTCAGATTTGTCATCGTCGTAATCATCCTTTGAAAAATCCAAACTTTCTTACACCCCTTGATAACGGTACGATTACAGTCGACGATTATACTGTACATCGTGCCGCCGCTGcgttattatattttccaGCAACGTCGCTGGTTGTGCATCGACCCTCGTTATTATACCGTAAATATAGCAATCGCGTCGTCGTCAACGATATATAATAATCGTATTCTGTGCGGtgtatttttgttcttttttttcatttcgttcctttctttattcctttctttttgtttgttttgtaAACTTTTTCGTTCTCTACTTTTCACGGGTCattctccttttctctttttcaccaCCAACACCACCAACACCACCTCCTCTTGTTTGAAACACATTTACACATATGTTTGCATATACATGTGGTATGTTATCGTAAGGACAATATACGTGTTAAACTGagactatacatatatacatattataaacattatatatatatatatatatatcgacgAATGAGAAGACGATGAGAAGAAGATGGTAAAGATAATCGTATAACGGTACAAATTTAACAGTGTGGACGACAAATCtattgttacaattttttattttatttaaagaacaataataaaagaaaaaaacgaaaacactTGCTCCacctttatttttatcttcttcttctcaccTCTCTTTCGTTTGTAATCGAAATCTCTTTTCTCCCGTAGTCGCTTGATtctcatatgtatatatatatatatatatatatatatgtacgataCGCGTAAATAGagtcgaaaattataaattatataaatatatacgagCATCGATCGATCACGCGATGAAAACGTGCAGGGAAACGGTTCAAGttgccaaaaaaataattaaaaacaaaaaaaaaacaaaaaaaaaaagaacgttgTATCACGtaaaattgacaaatgaaTTGAAACTGTCGTTGATTCGCGCGatatgtgatttttttttaatttaacgttTTGTAAGATGTTGAAAAGATTGATCAGGGCAGAGGAGGGGGGGTATCCGGGTTGAAAAGTGATCGTGAAATATATTAATGTAACGTAGGTACGGTAATACGGTATTATATTGTGTAATCACTCGTTGTTTGAACATAAGAGGCCAaacaaaagggaaaaaaaatttctgaaggCACCGTTTGCGGCACATACATATGGTAAATTTAATAATGAAGAGAGagggatagagagagagaaacagagagTGAGAGGGAGAGTGAGTATGCAGGTacagataataattttccacgATCTTTTGACttcgttttcattttaaatccgaaaaaaatacatgaaatGAATGATTACACTTATGGATAaacatttatatgtatatataaatatatatatatatgtatatatatatatatatgtacatgtatatacacataatataaGGAAAGCAtatagtatacgtatatacgtttGAAAAACATGGAGAATAAACGCGAACAAAGCAAACGTCAAAGAAGATTTAAAGaaagagaattgaaaattgaacgtaaaggagaaaaaaaaaaaaaaaacctacgcAAACAATATTAATATGGATAACGATAACAAGTcacgaatgaataataaatctaataaTATCCTAATATTAATATCGTTGAGAACTCTTTAAAAGACAGTGTGCTGTGCCTATAAAAACTGAACGTATATCATAAATAATTTCAGTGTTGTCAACCATATAtctatacacacatacatatatattatatatgtatgtgtctCTCTGTATGCATGtgtaatatgtgtatatatatatatatatatatgcatatgtgtattatagatatatgtatataagtagGAGAATTACTAGTGCAGGTCCcttaatatacgtatatatatatattatacctgtacaAATATATTACATTTTATGTATAACGATACGgagtaaattgtttttttctttatttcgaattttctttcaccacgcgtattatatatgtatattcattacacacacagacacagaggagagagagagagagagagagagagagagagagagagagacagacaGAGAAGACACACACGTTTGATGACTCACAGCTCGAAGACGTTGCACAGGCgcgattaaaaaaaagggggggtaAAGGATATACGAAGATGacaaaattgatataattttcgaAGTCATTCCGATGAAACATGAGATAAGATAAGAGTACATAGTATAGGTAACGCGGAAATGTaagtataaatgaaaaaaaaaaaaatattctttgcATAAAAAGATACGCGGTGATTGAGAgtggtttatttattttttatttttttttcccctcttatGATCCGCGGTGAATTGAAAGTACATGTTGTATTACTATACGTTACATtacaagagaaaaattaatactaTTATACGTATGAAGACTGTAGCGAAGTACACTTGATCGAATTAAAAAAGTTGGTAAGAAAAAACGTTGCAGGTAGATGTTCGGATGATTTGTttgaaagagtgaaaaaatataagagATGTTGCGTAATATAAAAGTACGGTATAAACTTTGGCCAAAAACTTTGGAAGGAAACAGTCGTGCAGTTTGAGATAATATAAGAATTATTGGTAAAATAATGGGAGgtgtattattgttttttcttttttccgatTTCAGTAATTCAAATGATTCCTGAATGGGACGTAAAAACGATGTTGTTTACTTTGCAATATTGCATGGGGATGCAAATGATACACACACAAACACTTTCATACTTACAcaaaatacgtatataatattagattataataataataataataatgatcgtCATGCTCGAGAGctggatagaaaaaaagaaatgcggagaataaaaaaaaatcacaaaaaagaCTTGTAAAATGGCGAagggcgtaaaaaaaaaatcatacaaaaaccgaagaaaaagacgaaacaactgaaaacaaataaacaaatttgaaagaaaaaaagttggaaaacaaaaaaaaaaaaaaaaaattaaaaaaaaactaaataaaaaCAGCAGCATCGAGATTGTTGTGTATATTAATGTGTGGCTGTGAACACATTTCATTTTAGATTTACATGCATACTCTACTACTGTACGGTGTATACCATGATACTGAACCTATAAgttacattatacgtataacatacatacttatattattatgATAATATTGTTGTAAGTTTGAACAGATGAAAAGTGATTTGATGAAGCGAAGTGAAATTTATCTAACAAtaaaagtaagaaagaaagaaataaataaaaataaataaatatgatgaaaaaattatattgctgaataaatgaaatttccaaacgaaacaaaaaaaaaaaagaaagagaggggggtgggggggagaTGATGACGATAATGATACGCATGCAGTATACATGtaccatacatatatactatacgtatacgggtatgtatagatatagataCGCTAATACGGTTGTGCAACCTTTAAACACATTCTCGACGGTTTATAAAACACGGAACCGACGCTGCAACACAACTCTTCCAGATGTTTGCGTATGTATGGTGCGTGCACGTACATAGAGGCGATGACGCACACCGGCAGGCAGCCTGAACTTCGTTCCGTTGCCCCGTTCAAACGAATCAACCATTCGTATTCGtgattattgttataattatcACCGTCATGTTTTAACCATGTATGTATCTACTAACTTACTTAGTTACTCACTTGCTG from Neodiprion lecontei isolate iyNeoLeco1 chromosome 1, iyNeoLeco1.1, whole genome shotgun sequence includes these protein-coding regions:
- the LOC107217106 gene encoding terminal nucleotidyltransferase 5C isoform X1, yielding MAESYSSVATGGSTIMTGTISAISEKATLRDDDRDGAAGTGRGRVRNGQKNSKEKLREQHAKVEEDLVEEEPRTSSGKTDLFISETLPLMQCGSLYIGEERQKRVTMMESLCQVNNNIYNGNEGKSNSNSNNRNLTTNNAPECQDPQQRLAVLSFEQVRRLNDVMNEVVGIHGRGNFPTLEVQLRDLVTVVRSKLEADPSNGGAGMRVRDIRLNGGAASHVLATESQPYNDLDLIFAVELSSGRNYDKVKAAVLSSLLDLLPEGVSRKRITTCSLKEAYVSKMVKVNNDGDRWSLISLGNSRGHRNVELKFVDTMRRQFEFSVDSFQIVLDSLLLFYECSELPIGENFYPTVVGESVYGDFQEALYHLHKKLISTRHPEEIRGGGLLKYCNLLVRLYRASQPDYIKTLERYMCSRFFIDFPDIAQQRMKLENYLWNHFVGPQEEGLKYEYLMLLYNVVEESTVCLMGHERRQTLALIKNLACQVFCEEQQRLINQHQPPPPPGPPATFVYAANGYYYTPVIPACYTCSCNSWMACSS
- the LOC107217106 gene encoding terminal nucleotidyltransferase 5C isoform X2, giving the protein MMESLCQVNNNIYNGNEGKSNSNSNNRNLTTNNAPECQDPQQRLAVLSFEQVRRLNDVMNEVVGIHGRGNFPTLEVQLRDLVTVVRSKLEADPSNGGAGMRVRDIRLNGGAASHVLATESQPYNDLDLIFAVELSSGRNYDKVKAAVLSSLLDLLPEGVSRKRITTCSLKEAYVSKMVKVNNDGDRWSLISLGNSRGHRNVELKFVDTMRRQFEFSVDSFQIVLDSLLLFYECSELPIGENFYPTVVGESVYGDFQEALYHLHKKLISTRHPEEIRGGGLLKYCNLLVRLYRASQPDYIKTLERYMCSRFFIDFPDIAQQRMKLENYLWNHFVGPQEEGLKYEYLMLLYNVVEESTVCLMGHERRQTLALIKNLACQVFCEEQQRLINQHQPPPPPGPPATFVYAANGYYYTPVIPACYTCSCNSWMACSS